CTCTGCGGGGGCCTGCCTGCGCTCATGCTCGGTGTTTTCGTCTGGAAGCATCGGCAACCGCCACTTTGCCTCAAGCCCGAAGTGGGCCTCGACAGGCTTGGGGAATACCTTACCGGGCCCTATGCGCTGGCCTTCGAACTCATTTCGGTCGTGCTGGTGGCAGCCATGATCGGAGCCGTCGTACTGAGCTTTGAGAGGAGAAAACAAGGATGAATCCGCTGGCGGCGTACCAAATCGCAGCATTGTGCCTGCTCGGCATCGGCCTCTTCGGCCTGATGAGCCGCAAGACCCTGATCGGCATGCTGATCTCGGTCGAGCTGATGTTGAACGGAGCGGGTCTTTCCCTGGTTGCAAGCGGCCGGCTGA
This genomic window from Desulfatirhabdium butyrativorans DSM 18734 contains:
- the nuoK gene encoding NADH-quinone oxidoreductase subunit NuoK, with the protein product MNPLAAYQIAALCLLGIGLFGLMSRKTLIGMLISVELMLNGAGLSLVASGRLTPAIDELGQLGTLLVMGLAAAEATLVLAIVLVAHKRTGTSESDEMSLLKG